The proteins below come from a single Rosa rugosa chromosome 2, drRosRugo1.1, whole genome shotgun sequence genomic window:
- the LOC133733535 gene encoding phosphate-repressible phosphate permease pho-4-like isoform X1 produces MSSKTDQVSIDLAIKIVGKWKETYGWIPIFAAFAAIFMAFFTGANNLPAPFSTPIGSGSLTLLKAFVMACVIYVPGAAFASSTSTVNALFSYFLKENQPSEGFLMWSLVVVLITAAIWLALATYLQLPVSSLQSIQGALLGTILVTQGFGYIPLWNKNQNHNFIGGGLVWIVLEWTVAPLIAFLCAFLLFALMKVSLLRHENAEKRILVFLPIDYGISAGLLCLFLMYQVLPHMIALYSWVMIVAVTVATLIGALLSLLVVVPLAMKKLKAVKNYKTMKRNMTKSSDHSKSKCIESQDPTFNDTKSADDEAQFEEALKDFMQMRVLDTVYEEDERSWGSPDTLVQEPENKLAEDQSPASQDQSNIDKSTSFRKLLESTPNQLVQSHTRNFQKIEKATPIGNAFQFLTGSSNSFFSPVMEYDRHTLIRHALAEKYDDVEDFFSFPHLIASCIFALIQSTNEVAAVVSPYGAILDVFHNREKYSGNGEHVGSIHVTWWFKAIGGFGAAIGFFLCGFRVTQSLGGKLTYMSNSRGLAAQLSTVAAIIIVTKIKLPVSTIHALVGSLVGVGIADDPRNVNWKLLFKFMCGWVMTIVFCSGVAYVIFSVSIHSPAYVVR; encoded by the exons ATGTCATCAAAGACTGATCAAGTTTCTATTGATTTGGCCATCAAAATTGTGGGGAAGTGGAAGGAGACTTATGGATGGATACCAATATTTGCAGCTTTTGCTGCAATTTTCATGGCATTTTTTACTGGTGCCAACAATCTTCCAGCTCCG TTCTCGACGCCTATTGGATCAGGGAGTTTGACTCTTCTAAAGGCATTTGTAATGGCTTGTGTGATTTATGTTCCTGGAGCAGCCTTTGCAAGTTCCACCAGTACTGTCAATGCCTTATTTTCTTAT TTTCTCAAGGAAAATCAGCCTAGTGAAGGTTTCTTGATGTGGAGTCTGGTAGTTGTTCTCATCACTGCAG CAATTTGGCTTGCTCTGGCTACATATTTACAGCTACCAGTCTCATCCCTGCAATCTATACAAGGTGCTTTGTTAGGAACAATACTTGTTACTCAAGGTTTTGGCTACATACCATTGTGGAATAAG AATCAGAACCACAATTTCATTGGTGGAGGACTTGTTTGGATTGTTCTTGAGTGGACTGTTGCTCCATTAATTGCCTTTCTATGCGCATTCCTCCTTTTTGCTCTCATGAAGGTTTCTCTGCTTCGCCATGAAAATGCCGAAAAAAGGATTCTTGTTTTTCTCCCAATTGACTATGGAATTTCAGCTGGACTGCTTTGCCTCTTTCTCATGTATCAG GTGTTACCACATATGATAGCTCTTTATAGTTGGGTGATGATTGTTGCAGTTACAGTGGCCACCTTGATTGGAGCTCTATTATCTTTG CTTGTTGTGGTTCCTTTGGCTATGAAAAAACTAAAAGCAGTCAAAAATTACAAGACCATGAAGAGAAACATGACAAAATCTTCAGATCATAGTAAAAGTAAATGCATAGAAAGCCAAGATCCAACATTTAATGACACAAAATCAGCTGATGATGAAGCTCAGTTTGAAGAAGCCTTGAAAGATTTCATGCAGATGAGAGTCCTTGACACGGTGTATGAAGAGGACGAGAGGAGCTGGGGTTCACCGGACACATTAGTCCAAGAACCCGAAAATAAGCTGGCTGAAGATCAATCTCCTGCTTCTCAAGATCAGTCTAATATAGACAAATCTACTTCATTTAGAAAGTTGCTTGAGTCTACACCAAATCAGTTGGTTCAAAGTCACACAAGGAACTTTCAGAAGATTGAGAAAGCAACACCAATCGGGAATGCCTTCCAGTTTCTAACAGGTTCATCAAACTCATTTTTTTCTCCT GTAATGGAATATGACAGGCATACCCTCATTCGCCATGCTCTAGCCGAGAAATATGATGATGTGGAAGATTTCTTCAGTTTTCCCCATCTTATAGCTTCGTGCATCTTTGC GCTTATACAATCAACTAATGAAGTTGCTGCTGTTGTTAGTCCATATGGAGCTATTCTTGATGTTTTTCATAATAGAGAAAAATATTCTGGAAATGGGGAACATGTG GGGTCAATCCATGTGACTTGGTGGTTCAAGGCAATTGGTGGATTTGGTGCAGCCATTGGTTTCTTTCTGTGTGGGTTTAGGGTGACTCAGTCACTGGGTGGGAAGCTGACTTATATGAGCAACTCAAGAGGGTTAGCAGCACAATTGTCAACTGTGGCAGCAATCATCATTGTCACTAAGATTAAGCTTCCTGTCTCAACCATTCATGCTTTGGTTGGATCCTTAGTAGGAGTTGGGATTGCAGATGACCCTCGG AATGTGAACTGGAAGCTCCTATTCAAGTTCATGTGTGGGTGGGTGATGACCATAGTCTTTTGTTCTGGGGTTGCTTATGTGATCTTCTCAGTGTCCATACACTCCCCAGCTTATGTAGTGCGCTAA
- the LOC133733403 gene encoding integrin-linked protein kinase 1-like isoform X2, with product MEKNYARLYGHRDICRILEVNGANDFTSDQLMTVRHEQDSNDVKFDMTELDTDSSSAIQQGSFGESEKVKWRGIWVVKTVVKKDICAPVRPDPSTGHAWRQPRAAEQMGHQMILSAKDNTLLRELRHPNILQFLGSIVQQEEMVLITEYLPKGNLEDILTQRTRLDVPTALRYALDIARGMNYLHKHVPSPIVHSHLSTRNLFQDEGGHLKIGEYWVQMLHEQINPDQNGRQNSDGTQDLTKIDIWRFGFIYYQMLEGMHFQTNTNSDQPELVDFKPKFHLSRCSNRIQELIGKCSGHPSRRPPFEEVIRILEEELLSVGRGVCPVYCVQMEMGNKCTK from the exons ATGGAAAAGAACT ATGCAAGACTCTATGGACATCGAGATATATGCAGGATTCTTGAAGTGAATGGAGCCAATGACTTTACCAGTGATCAGTTGATG ACCGTTCGACACGAACAAGATTCAAATGATGTGAAGTTTGACATGACGGAATTAGATACAGATAGTTCATCAGCGATTCAACAG GGTTCATTTGGTGAATCTGAAAAGGTGAAGTGGCGTGGAATCTGGGTCGTAAAGACCGTCGTCAAAAAAGACATATGTGCTCCTGTTAGGCCCGACCCTAGCACTGGGCATGCTTGGCGACAGCCCAGGGCCGCAGAGCAAATGGGGCACCAAAT GATACTCTCTGCTAAGGATAATACTCTCTTACGGGAGCTTAGACATCCCAATATATTGCAGTTTCTTGGTTCAATTGTGCAGCAAGAGGAGATGGTTCTAATTACCGAGTATCTACCAAAA GGCAATCTCGAGGATATTTTGACGCAAAGAACACGTCTTGATGTGCCTACGGCTCTACGCTATGCACTTGATATTGCTAG GGGAATGAACTATCTTCATAAGCACGtgccatccccaatagttcacaGCCATTTGAGTACCAG AAACTTATTTCAGGATGAAGGTGGCCACTTGAAGATTGGGGAGTATTGGGTTCAAATGTTGCATGAACAAATTAACCCAGATCAAAATGGAA GGCAAAACAGTGATGGGACACAGGATTTAACCAAGATAGATATTTGGAGGTTCGGATTCATATATTATCAG ATGCTAGAAGGAATGCACTTCCAGACCAACACAAACTCTGATCAACCCGAACTCGTTGATTTTAAACCAAAATTCCATTTAAGTCGATGTTCTAATAGAATTCAAGA gttgatAGGGAAATGCTCAGGTCATCCTTCTCGAAGACCCCCATTCGAAGAAGTCATACGTATCCTAGAAGAGGAACTATTGTCTGTGGGTAGAGGTGTGTGTCCAGTTTACTGCGTACAGATGGAGATGGGCAACAAGTGCACCAAATAA
- the LOC133729409 gene encoding acetolactate synthase small subunit 2, chloroplastic-like: protein MAASLSSPPPCSTPLLTQKPCFGVDLGRGFLKSFDLGHQRPLKLRSLESSKELVVSASSNNAVSVTDPAPSLTRSKVKRHTISVFVGDESGIINRIAGVFARRGYNIESLAVGLNKDRALFTIVVSGTENVLRQVVEQLNKLVNVIKVEDISREPQVERELMLIKLNADPSNRAEIIWLVDIFRAKIVDISEHSLTIEVTGDPGKMVAVQRNLIKFGIKELARTGKIALRREKMGETAPFWRFSAASYPDLERTMSDDEVAVKPKHSANGAASIASQGDVYPVEPYDDFPSNQVLDAHWGVLYDEDSSGVQSHTLCMLVNDVPGVLNIVTGVISRRGYNIQSLAVGPSEKEGLSRITTVVPGTDDSITKLVQQLRKLIDLHEVRDITHSPFAERELMLIKIAVNTTARRDVLDIAGIFRAKAVDVSDHTITLELTGDLNKMVALQKLLEPYGLCEIARTGRVALERGSGVDSTSLRGYPLPL from the exons ATGGCGGCTTCTTTGTCATCACCACCACCGTGCTCAACTCCACTCCTTACCCAGAAACCATGTTTCGGAGTCGATTTGGGACGTGGGTTCTTGAAAAGTTTCGACCTTGGCCATCAGAGGCCACTAAAGTTGAGGTCTTTGGAGTCGTCTAAGGAGCTGGTGGTCTCTGCTAGCAGCAACAATGCTGTGTCTGTCACTGACCCTGCGCCTTCATTGACTCGCTCTAA GGTGAAACGCCATACGATTTCAGTGTTCGTTGGTGATGAGAGTGGAATTATAAACCGAATAGCAGGGGTTTTTGCCAGGAGGGGTTACAATATTGAGTCCCTTGCTGTTGGCTTGAACAAGGACAGGGCTCTCTTTACCATAGTTGTCTCAGGCACTGAAAATGTTTTGCGGCAAGTTGTTGAACAGCTCAACAAGTTGGTGAATGTGATAAAG GTTGAAGATATCTCAAGGGAGCCACAAGTAGAACGTGAATTGATGCTTATCAAACTTAATGCAGATCCAAGCAACCGTGCAGAG ATCATATGGTTAGTGGACATCTTCAGAGCGAAAATTGTGGACATTTCTGAACATTCACTGACAATTGAG GTTACTGGTGACCCTGGGAAAATGGTTGCTGTTCAAAGAAACTTGATTAAATTTGGAATCAAAGAACTTGCAAGAACTGGAAAG ATTGCTCTGAGACGAGAAAAGATGGGTGAGACAGCTCCTTTTTGGAGATTTTCTGCAGCTTCTTATCCTGATCTTGAAAGGACAATGTCTGATGATGAAGTTGCAGTGAAACCAAAACATTCAGCCAATGGTGCTGCTAGTATTGCCTCACAG GGTGATGTTTATCCTGTGGAGCCCTATGATGACTTTCCTTCAAATCAAGTACTAGATGCTCATTGGGGTGTTCTCTATGATGAAGAT TCAAGTGGTGTTCAATCACACACTTTGTGTATGCTTGTGAATGACGTACCTGGAGTCCTGAACATAGTTACAGGAGTCATATCTCGAAGAGGTTATAACATTCAG AGTCTAGCTGTGGGGCCTTCTGAGAAGGAAGGGCTTTCTCGCATTACAACTGTTGTTCCTGGTACTGATGACTCAATTACCAAGCTGGTCCAGCAACTTCGCAAGTTAATAGATCTTCATGAG GTTCGGGATATTACACACTCACCATTTGCTGAGCGAGAGTTGATGTTAATAAAGATTGCTGTAAACACTACTGCTAGAAGGGATGTTCTTGATATTGCTGGCATTTTCCGTGCTAAAGCCGTTGATGTTTCTGATcacacaattactcttgag CTTACCGGCGATTTGAATAAAATGGTTGCACTGCAGAAGTTACTAGAGCCCTATGGGCTTTGCGAG ATTGCACGGACTGGGAGAGTGGCATTGGAGCGGGGCTCTGGTGTGGATTCCACTTCTCTCCGTGGATATCCCCTTCCATTATAA
- the LOC133731307 gene encoding uncharacterized protein LOC133731307 has translation MQSFKILTWNCRGLNNIETQDALVNIVRQRNPSIVFLSETLATPDLLNDIRRRIGFDGVLCSPREDDCRGLGLFWRNEIPLRLRNYSANHIDAEVGVVGSEGVFRFTGIYGVATTANRSITWNLLRTLAAQVHIPWLIAGDFNEILDLADKSGDPARSVHQMNRFRQALVDCGLMDMGFVGSRFTWANRFTKERLDRAFQNFQWRELYPFSPVITLPLSRSDHCPLLLETNPDRPPVRRPPRRFRFEEMWLSHADCENVVKTGWMVPTTGASMAQVGRKIKKTGNLILSWHEGVFQQRQVEMKLIQSKLDVIMRTDHQHSHFQEIRGLQFRLNELLSINETYWRQRSKVQWLREGDRNTSFFHRRASNRRSRNRVKGLMIEDGQWTSKPGEVENILLRYYETIFRAEQSDPVATASKVLANRLKKLLPSIISPLQSAFVPGRLISDNTLVATKVAHFMKKLRRQAEGFFSLKLDISKAYDRLELCYLEAILVKLGFCRAWVDVILASIKSVSYSILINGNPTGFILPTRGIRQGDPLSPYLFILCAEGLSALISSAVQTGTIRGLTMSPSAPTIHHLLFADDSFLFREASIRECQAFKNILSIYARASGQKNNLEKSSVVFSGNVGLQLRTHLASILGVKCVKEHGLYLGLPIHVGHEKTAIFAYLKERLTKKLISWRSKILSAGGKELLIKVVAQALPNYVMNCYLLPKSLCDDLQQLCAQFFWGSTDEKRKIHWRSWERMCIPKEHGGLGFKHLYAHNLAMLSKQGWRLLSNPNSLVAQVFKAVYYPNGSFLTANLGDRPSYSWRSILEARPVIQAGLFWRIGNGISVNIWEDEWIPNVAAHSIVRPSDTVFELVSDLIEVRTGSWDQATVHACFEVEIAMHVLSIPLSRRFGPDKIAWKYDKKGWFSVKSAYMVAREFSIGNVFAAPSAGDPYVQL, from the exons atgcagagtttcaaaatccTAACGTGGAACTGCCGGGGTCTTAACAATATCGAGACCCAAGATGCCCTAGTTAATATTGTACGACAGCGAAACCCCAGTATCGTTTTTCTGTCGGAAACCCTAGCTACACCAGATCTGCTCAATGATATTCGTCGACGTATAGGGTTTGATGGTGTACTTTGTTCACCAAGAGAAGATGATTGTCGCGGCCTGGGACTCTTCTGGAGGAATGAGATCCCTCTGCGTCTCCGGAATTACTCGGCCAACCACATCGATGCAGAAGTAGGAGTGGTTGGCTCAGAAGGTGTGTTTCGTTTTACAGGCATATATGGTGTGGCAACAACGGCAAATCGGAGTATTACCTGGAACCTACTTAGAACCCTAGCAGCACAGGTTCACATCCCCTGGTTAATTGCGggggatttcaatgaaatcCTGGACCTGGCAGACAAGTCGGGTGACCCTGCTCGGAGTGTCCACCAAATGAACAGGTTCCGTCAAGCTCTGGTGGATTGTGGTCTAATGGATATGGGGTTTGTGGGTTCTCGGTTCACATGGGCCAATCGATTCACCAAAGAACGCCTCGATAGGGCATTTCAGAACTTCCAGTGGAGAGAGTTGTACCCTTTTTCCCCTGTGATCACTCTGCCTCTAAGTCGCTCGGATCACTGTCCTTTACTCCTTGAGACTAATCCTGATCGGCCTCCAGTGCGTCGCCCTCCTCGGCGTTTTCGATTTGAAGAAATGTGGCTGAGTCATGCAGACTGTGAGAACGTCGTCAAGACAGGTTGGATGGTGCCTACCACGGGTGCGTCGATGGCCCAAGTAGGTCGCAAGATAAAAAAAACGGGGAACTTGATTCTCAGTTGGCATGAAGGGGTTTTCCAACAACGACAGGTTGAGATGAAACTAATTCAAAGCAAGTTGGATGTGATTATGCGAACTGACCACCAGCATTCCCATTTTCAGGAGATCAGGGGCCTCCAATTTAGGTTGAACGAATTACTTTCGATCAATGAGACATATTGGAGACAACGCTCCAAAGTCCAATGGCTTCGGGAGGGTGATCGTAATACTAGTTTCTTTCATCGAAGAGCATCGAATCGAAGAAGTAGAAATCGTGTCAAGGGTTTGATGATCGAGGATGGTCAGTGGACTAGTAAACCTGGCGAAGTAGAGAATATTCTCCTTAGGTATTATGAGACTATTTTCCGTGCTGAGCAGTCTGATCCGGTGGCTACAG CTTCCAAAGTGCTTGCTAACAGGTTGAAAAAGCTTCTCCCAAGTATTATTTCTCCACTCCAAAGTGCCTTCGTCCCTGGTCGACTCATCTCGGACAATACTCTTGTAGCCACGAAGGTAGCACATTTTATGAAAAAGCTTCGCCGACAGGCAGAGGGCTTCTTTTCTTTGAAGTTGGACATCTCAAAAGCCTATGACAGGCTTGAGTTGTGTTATCTGGAGGCTATTTTAGTGAAACTTGGTTTCTGCCGAGCTTGGGTGGATGTGATCTTGGCTTCTATCAAGTCAGTAAGTTACTCTATTCTCATTAATGGTAACCCTACTGGCTTTATTTTACCAACAAGGGGCATCAGACAAGGGGATCCCCTATCCCCGTACCTATTTATTCTCTGTGCAGAAGGTCTTTCTGCTTTAATTTCTTCAGCTGTTCAGACTGGGACAATTCGGGGTCTTACCATGTCACCTTCTGCCCCAACTATCCACCACCTACTGTTTGCTGATGATAGCTTTCTGTTTAGGGAAGCTTCTATTCGAGAATGTCAGGCCTTTAAGAATATTCTCTCAATTTATGCTCGGGCTTCAGGTCAGAAGAATAATCTAGAGAAATCTAGTGTGGTTTTTAGTGGTAATGTGGGACTCCAATTACGAACTCATCTAGCCTCTATTCTCGGTGTTAAATGTGTTAAGGAGCATGGTCTGTACCTAGGCCTACCGATTCACGTGGGGCATGAAAAAACAGCTATATTTGCTTACTTGAAGGAGAGGCTCACCAAGAAATTGATCAGTTGGAGATCCAAGATTCTTAGTGCAGGGGGTAAGGAGCTACTTATTAAAGTTGTGGCTCAGGCTTTACCAAATTATGTCATGAATTGttatctgctccccaaatcccTCTGTGATGATCTCCAGCAACTATGTGCCCAATTCTTTTGGGGAAGCACTGATGAAAAACGTAAGATACATTGGAGGTCTTGGGAACGCATGTGTATTCCAAAGGAACATGGGGGTTTAGGCTTTAAACACCTTTACGCACACAATCTAGCCATGTTATCAAAGCAAGGTTGGAGGCTTTTGTCCAACCCTAACTCCCTTGTGGCTCAGGTGTTCAAAGCTGTTTACTATCCtaatggttcttttctcacGGCTAATTTGGGAGATAGGCCATCTTATTCTTGGCGTAGTATCCTGGAGGCCAGACCAGTAATCCAAGCTGGCTTATTTTGGCGAATTGGTAATGGGATTTCAGTTAATATATGGGAAGATGAATGGATTCCTAATGTGGCTGCCCACTCCATTGTTAGACCATCGGACACTGTTTTTGAACTCGTTTCGGATTTGATTGAGGTTAGAACTGGGTCATGGGACCAAGCGACTGTTCATGCATGTTTTGAAGTCGAGATTGCCATGCACGTACTATCCATTCCTCTCAGTCGACGGTTCGGGCCCGACAAGATTGCTTGGAAGTATGATAAGAAGGGTTGGTTCTCGGTAAAATCTGCTTATATGGTAGCTCGTGAGTTTTCCATTGGAAACGTATTTGCTGCTCCTTCAGCTGGAGATCCATATGTTCAGCTCTAG
- the LOC133733535 gene encoding phosphate-repressible phosphate permease pho-4-like isoform X2 — protein sequence MACVIYVPGAAFASSTSTVNALFSYFLKENQPSEGFLMWSLVVVLITAAIWLALATYLQLPVSSLQSIQGALLGTILVTQGFGYIPLWNKNQNHNFIGGGLVWIVLEWTVAPLIAFLCAFLLFALMKVSLLRHENAEKRILVFLPIDYGISAGLLCLFLMYQVLPHMIALYSWVMIVAVTVATLIGALLSLLVVVPLAMKKLKAVKNYKTMKRNMTKSSDHSKSKCIESQDPTFNDTKSADDEAQFEEALKDFMQMRVLDTVYEEDERSWGSPDTLVQEPENKLAEDQSPASQDQSNIDKSTSFRKLLESTPNQLVQSHTRNFQKIEKATPIGNAFQFLTGSSNSFFSPVMEYDRHTLIRHALAEKYDDVEDFFSFPHLIASCIFALIQSTNEVAAVVSPYGAILDVFHNREKYSGNGEHVGSIHVTWWFKAIGGFGAAIGFFLCGFRVTQSLGGKLTYMSNSRGLAAQLSTVAAIIIVTKIKLPVSTIHALVGSLVGVGIADDPRNVNWKLLFKFMCGWVMTIVFCSGVAYVIFSVSIHSPAYVVR from the exons ATGGCTTGTGTGATTTATGTTCCTGGAGCAGCCTTTGCAAGTTCCACCAGTACTGTCAATGCCTTATTTTCTTAT TTTCTCAAGGAAAATCAGCCTAGTGAAGGTTTCTTGATGTGGAGTCTGGTAGTTGTTCTCATCACTGCAG CAATTTGGCTTGCTCTGGCTACATATTTACAGCTACCAGTCTCATCCCTGCAATCTATACAAGGTGCTTTGTTAGGAACAATACTTGTTACTCAAGGTTTTGGCTACATACCATTGTGGAATAAG AATCAGAACCACAATTTCATTGGTGGAGGACTTGTTTGGATTGTTCTTGAGTGGACTGTTGCTCCATTAATTGCCTTTCTATGCGCATTCCTCCTTTTTGCTCTCATGAAGGTTTCTCTGCTTCGCCATGAAAATGCCGAAAAAAGGATTCTTGTTTTTCTCCCAATTGACTATGGAATTTCAGCTGGACTGCTTTGCCTCTTTCTCATGTATCAG GTGTTACCACATATGATAGCTCTTTATAGTTGGGTGATGATTGTTGCAGTTACAGTGGCCACCTTGATTGGAGCTCTATTATCTTTG CTTGTTGTGGTTCCTTTGGCTATGAAAAAACTAAAAGCAGTCAAAAATTACAAGACCATGAAGAGAAACATGACAAAATCTTCAGATCATAGTAAAAGTAAATGCATAGAAAGCCAAGATCCAACATTTAATGACACAAAATCAGCTGATGATGAAGCTCAGTTTGAAGAAGCCTTGAAAGATTTCATGCAGATGAGAGTCCTTGACACGGTGTATGAAGAGGACGAGAGGAGCTGGGGTTCACCGGACACATTAGTCCAAGAACCCGAAAATAAGCTGGCTGAAGATCAATCTCCTGCTTCTCAAGATCAGTCTAATATAGACAAATCTACTTCATTTAGAAAGTTGCTTGAGTCTACACCAAATCAGTTGGTTCAAAGTCACACAAGGAACTTTCAGAAGATTGAGAAAGCAACACCAATCGGGAATGCCTTCCAGTTTCTAACAGGTTCATCAAACTCATTTTTTTCTCCT GTAATGGAATATGACAGGCATACCCTCATTCGCCATGCTCTAGCCGAGAAATATGATGATGTGGAAGATTTCTTCAGTTTTCCCCATCTTATAGCTTCGTGCATCTTTGC GCTTATACAATCAACTAATGAAGTTGCTGCTGTTGTTAGTCCATATGGAGCTATTCTTGATGTTTTTCATAATAGAGAAAAATATTCTGGAAATGGGGAACATGTG GGGTCAATCCATGTGACTTGGTGGTTCAAGGCAATTGGTGGATTTGGTGCAGCCATTGGTTTCTTTCTGTGTGGGTTTAGGGTGACTCAGTCACTGGGTGGGAAGCTGACTTATATGAGCAACTCAAGAGGGTTAGCAGCACAATTGTCAACTGTGGCAGCAATCATCATTGTCACTAAGATTAAGCTTCCTGTCTCAACCATTCATGCTTTGGTTGGATCCTTAGTAGGAGTTGGGATTGCAGATGACCCTCGG AATGTGAACTGGAAGCTCCTATTCAAGTTCATGTGTGGGTGGGTGATGACCATAGTCTTTTGTTCTGGGGTTGCTTATGTGATCTTCTCAGTGTCCATACACTCCCCAGCTTATGTAGTGCGCTAA
- the LOC133733403 gene encoding integrin-linked protein kinase 1-like isoform X1, producing the protein MKTMGEILHARDDFDMQLIGKFLSFASRGDRVGLNQMLIQGISPDVQDYDNRTALHLAASEGHTPIVELLVCYKANVNLQDRWKRTPLTDARLYGHRDICRILEVNGANDFTSDQLMTVRHEQDSNDVKFDMTELDTDSSSAIQQGSFGESEKVKWRGIWVVKTVVKKDICAPVRPDPSTGHAWRQPRAAEQMGHQMILSAKDNTLLRELRHPNILQFLGSIVQQEEMVLITEYLPKGNLEDILTQRTRLDVPTALRYALDIARGMNYLHKHVPSPIVHSHLSTRNLFQDEGGHLKIGEYWVQMLHEQINPDQNGRQNSDGTQDLTKIDIWRFGFIYYQMLEGMHFQTNTNSDQPELVDFKPKFHLSRCSNRIQELIGKCSGHPSRRPPFEEVIRILEEELLSVGRGVCPVYCVQMEMGNKCTK; encoded by the exons ATGAAGACGATGGGTGAGATTCTCCATGCCCGCGACGACTTCGACATGCAACTGATAGGGAAATTCTTGAGCTTCGCTTCGAGAGGCGACCGAGTTGGACTGAACCAGATGTTGATCCAAGGCATATCTCCTGATGTGCAAGACTACGATAATAGGACGGCGCTGCATCTGGCGGCGAGTGAGGGTCACACTCCCATTGTTGAGCTTCTCGTGTGCTACAAGGCCAACGTTAATCTCCAAGACCGATGGAAAAGAACT CCCCTGACAGATGCAAGACTCTATGGACATCGAGATATATGCAGGATTCTTGAAGTGAATGGAGCCAATGACTTTACCAGTGATCAGTTGATG ACCGTTCGACACGAACAAGATTCAAATGATGTGAAGTTTGACATGACGGAATTAGATACAGATAGTTCATCAGCGATTCAACAG GGTTCATTTGGTGAATCTGAAAAGGTGAAGTGGCGTGGAATCTGGGTCGTAAAGACCGTCGTCAAAAAAGACATATGTGCTCCTGTTAGGCCCGACCCTAGCACTGGGCATGCTTGGCGACAGCCCAGGGCCGCAGAGCAAATGGGGCACCAAAT GATACTCTCTGCTAAGGATAATACTCTCTTACGGGAGCTTAGACATCCCAATATATTGCAGTTTCTTGGTTCAATTGTGCAGCAAGAGGAGATGGTTCTAATTACCGAGTATCTACCAAAA GGCAATCTCGAGGATATTTTGACGCAAAGAACACGTCTTGATGTGCCTACGGCTCTACGCTATGCACTTGATATTGCTAG GGGAATGAACTATCTTCATAAGCACGtgccatccccaatagttcacaGCCATTTGAGTACCAG AAACTTATTTCAGGATGAAGGTGGCCACTTGAAGATTGGGGAGTATTGGGTTCAAATGTTGCATGAACAAATTAACCCAGATCAAAATGGAA GGCAAAACAGTGATGGGACACAGGATTTAACCAAGATAGATATTTGGAGGTTCGGATTCATATATTATCAG ATGCTAGAAGGAATGCACTTCCAGACCAACACAAACTCTGATCAACCCGAACTCGTTGATTTTAAACCAAAATTCCATTTAAGTCGATGTTCTAATAGAATTCAAGA gttgatAGGGAAATGCTCAGGTCATCCTTCTCGAAGACCCCCATTCGAAGAAGTCATACGTATCCTAGAAGAGGAACTATTGTCTGTGGGTAGAGGTGTGTGTCCAGTTTACTGCGTACAGATGGAGATGGGCAACAAGTGCACCAAATAA